Proteins found in one Triticum urartu cultivar G1812 chromosome 4, Tu2.1, whole genome shotgun sequence genomic segment:
- the LOC125550743 gene encoding protein CWC15 homolog — MTTAARPTWAPAKGGNEQGGTRIFGPSGKYSSRDLAAHTSLKPRKEGQQTQEEVQKRNLRDELEERERKHFSSKDKSYVDERDRRKSSSLLLEGSKRDEDKIVPREIDADDSDVELKSDDESDDDDDDDDTEALMAELERIKKERAEDRLRKERQQAEEEAKMKEAELMRGNPLINMNNSGSFNVKRRWDDDVVFKNQARGETKTPKRFINDTIRSDFHRKFLHRYMK, encoded by the exons ATGACGACGGCGGCGCGGCCGACGTGGGCGCCGGCCAAGGGCGGGAACGAGCAGGGGGGCACGCGCATCTTCGGTCCCTCCGGGAAGTACTCGTCCCGCGACCTCGCCGCCCACACCTCCCTCAAGCCCAG AAAAGAGGGCCAGCAAACTCAAGAGGAGGTACAGAAGAGGAATCTCAGGGACGAACTTGAGGAGCGTGAACGCAAGCACTTCTCATCCAAGGATAAGTCCTATGTTG ATGAGAGGGACCGACGAAAAAGTTCGAGCCTGCTCTTAGAAG GTTCAAAACGGGATGAGGATAAGATAGTTCCACGTGAAATTGATGCAGACGACTCTGACGTGGAGCTCAAAAGTGATGATGAAAG tgatgatgacgacgacgacgatgacacTGAGGCACTCATGGCAGAGCTCGAAAGGATTAAAAAAGAAAGAGCTGAGGACAGGCTTAGAAAg GAGCGTCAGCAAGCAGAAGAAGAGGCCAAGATGAAGGAGGCTGAGCTGATGCGAGGAAACCCACTGATCAATATGAATAACTCTGGCTCCTTCAATGTGAAGAGAAG GTGGGATGATGATGTTGTATTCAAGAACCAAGCTCGTGGAGAGACTAAGACACCGAAACGGTTCATCAACGACACCATCAGAAGTGATTTCCACCGCAAGTTTCTGCATAGGTACATGAAATGA
- the LOC125550744 gene encoding PRKR-interacting protein 1 homolog — translation MSDPGKDGNMQQLVPMAPPPARASGGELVAKAAVGDSGKQLVLVEGGGKSSGGVKLREDVEDIEVKLKRIMDNVPVRASNTSGSSAGSGSGDFHQYRQMRRREQDRITRMETDYEKRKQVAEFNLRREERLKAAEERTSKKRLKRQKKKQRKNEKRAKPSGGGEEPNSEAVPKQVEESDDDDEGSDYEGDDKFKQCK, via the exons ATGTCAGATCCTGGTAAGGATGGCAATATGCAGCAGCTAGTCCCAATGGCACCACCACCGGCAAGGGCTTCTGGTGGTGAACTAGTGGCAAAGGCTGCTGTTGGTGACAGTGGAAAGCAGCTGGTGCTGGTGGAGGGTGGAGGAAAGAGCTCGGGAGGGGTCAAGCTACGGGAGGATGTGGAGGACATAGAGGTGAAGCTGAAGCGCATCATGGACAATGTCCCTGTCCGTGCCAGCAACACCTCTGGGTCCTCTGCTGGTTCTGGCTCTGGCGACTTCCACCAG TATCGGCAAATGAGGAGAAGGGAACAGGACCGAATAACGAGGATGGAGACTGATTACGAAAAGAGGAAGCAGGTCGCCGAGTTCAATCTGCGGAGGGAGGAAAGGCTAAAAGCAGCCGAGGAGCGTACATCCAAGAAGCGCCTGAAGCGCCAAAAGAAGAAGCAGCGTAAGAATGAAAAGCGGGCCAAACCAAGCGGCGGTGGCGAGGAACCCAATAGCGAAGCAGTGCCTAAGCAGGTGGAGGAGTCAGACGATGACGATGAGGGTTCGGATTACGAGGGCGACGACAAGTTTAAGCAATGCAAATGA